One genomic segment of Acinetobacter sp. C26M includes these proteins:
- a CDS encoding alpha/beta hydrolase translates to MNTKNQFAMPFRRTFTAALLACSLTTIAISTTQAAEIEMSFQNLLQQERAWAGLQNKTLKVGDITWSYSEGGQAGKPIVILIHGLAGSRDNWNRVARALTTNYHVIIPDLPASGETQVPKDFDYSVPNVTEKLRRFVEAANLTGPAHVAGHSLGGSIAMLYAGQYPFETKSLFLIDAAGVYKSATTSYLKDPTQVKNMIVSKKGDFNFLIQQAMYTPPFIPKEIAQAQEKMMIGQVEQTQKMVDQIIALNKLYTPDSFALLARSIDAPTLILWGKQDKIINVEVAPELKSLLKNAQTPVILDNVGHMPILEADQLVVQQYLPFLSKIQAQKPATVPSP, encoded by the coding sequence ATGAACACAAAAAACCAATTTGCAATGCCCTTTCGTAGGACATTCACTGCAGCTTTACTGGCATGCAGTTTAACCACCATTGCAATCAGCACCACACAGGCTGCAGAAATTGAAATGAGTTTCCAAAACCTATTACAACAAGAACGTGCTTGGGCAGGCTTACAAAATAAGACTTTAAAAGTGGGTGATATCACATGGTCATATAGCGAAGGTGGGCAAGCAGGCAAACCTATCGTCATCTTGATTCATGGCTTAGCAGGAAGTCGCGACAACTGGAACCGTGTTGCACGTGCCCTCACCACAAATTACCACGTCATCATTCCAGACCTTCCAGCCAGCGGTGAAACACAAGTTCCGAAAGATTTTGATTATTCAGTTCCAAACGTGACCGAAAAATTGCGTCGTTTTGTAGAAGCAGCCAACCTTACAGGACCAGCACATGTTGCAGGCCATTCCTTGGGTGGCTCAATTGCGATGCTGTATGCTGGTCAATATCCATTTGAAACCAAAAGCTTATTCTTGATTGATGCGGCTGGTGTTTATAAGTCCGCTACAACCTCTTACCTAAAAGATCCAACCCAAGTAAAAAACATGATTGTGAGTAAGAAGGGTGACTTTAACTTCTTAATACAACAAGCCATGTATACACCACCATTTATTCCGAAGGAAATTGCACAAGCGCAAGAGAAAATGATGATTGGTCAGGTTGAGCAAACCCAAAAGATGGTTGATCAAATCATTGCACTCAATAAGTTATATACACCAGACTCATTTGCTTTACTGGCGCGCTCAATTGACGCACCAACGCTCATTTTATGGGGTAAACAAGATAAAATTATCAATGTTGAAGTTGCACCTGAGTTAAAATCGCTCTTGAAAAATGCGCAAACACCCGTGATCTTGGATAATGTTGGACATATGCCAATCTTGGAAGCAGATCAATTGGTGGTTCAGCAATATTTACCATTTCTAAGCAAGATTCAGGCACAAAAACCTGCAACTGTGCCATCACCATAA